A region from the Candidatus Binatia bacterium genome encodes:
- a CDS encoding HAD-IA family hydrolase, whose protein sequence is MQAPLDAIDTLFLDVGNTLVGMDLDLVCELLARRGIVVTPEAVARAEAAARPHLSRLLATGRSSEERDSFVFHVATTLAGLGVPEPRRAEIAPQLAHDMKAVGTRRLWSRLLPGVPQALAELRAAGMKLAVVSNSDGTVEQGLEKMGLRDALDAVLDSARVGVEKPDRRIFEKAIEAVGCAPERTAHVGDLFAVDVVGARAAGLHGILVDPYGDWCDEPCATAPDVPTLARDLLAARASSRG, encoded by the coding sequence GTGCAAGCGCCGCTCGACGCCATCGACACGCTCTTCCTCGACGTCGGCAACACGCTCGTCGGCATGGACCTCGACCTCGTGTGCGAGCTGCTCGCGCGCCGCGGGATCGTCGTCACGCCCGAGGCGGTCGCGCGCGCCGAGGCGGCGGCGCGGCCGCACCTCTCGCGCCTGCTCGCGACCGGACGCTCGAGCGAGGAGCGCGACAGCTTCGTCTTCCACGTCGCGACGACGCTCGCGGGTCTCGGCGTGCCCGAGCCGCGTCGCGCCGAGATCGCACCGCAGCTCGCGCACGACATGAAGGCGGTCGGCACGCGTCGCCTGTGGTCGCGCCTCCTGCCCGGCGTGCCGCAGGCGCTCGCCGAGCTGCGCGCCGCGGGCATGAAGCTCGCGGTGGTCAGCAACTCGGACGGCACCGTCGAGCAGGGCCTCGAGAAGATGGGCCTGCGCGACGCGCTCGACGCCGTGCTCGACTCGGCGCGCGTCGGCGTCGAGAAGCCGGACCGGCGCATCTTCGAAAAGGCGATCGAGGCCGTCGGCTGCGCGCCCGAGCGCACGGCGCACGTCGGCGACCTGTTCGCGGTCGACGTGGTCGGCGCGCGCGCGGCCGGCCTGCACGGCATCCTGGTCGACCCGTACGGCGACTGGTGCGACGAGCCGTGCGCGACGGCGCCCGACGTGCCGACGCTCGCGCGCGATCTGCTCGCGGCGCGCGCGTCAAGCAGAGGGTAG